A window of the bacterium genome harbors these coding sequences:
- a CDS encoding glycosyl hydrolase, whose protein sequence is MTSMQKLFNIFVSIIFLALSTSLFSQESSGSDSLKNISLTGLSFRSIGPAVTGGRVVDIAVNPFNFSEYYVASGHGSLWKTTNSGVTFSPVFDANKSYAIGCVKIDPTNTNVVWVGTGENNNQNNVIFGDGIYKSEDGGKTWNNMGLKESHQIGGIAIDPNNSNIVYAAAYGSSRVSGGDRGIYKTTDGGKTWENVLKISEYTGCYQVHMDPRFSNILYAVAHQRMRNLYTGVYGGPESGIYRSLDNGVTWDKLKGGLPSEDVGRIGMAISPVNPDYLFAVVEATEKNKGTYKSTDRGASWTKLNSYNASAGFYYHELYCDPIDLEGVYSDDTFLQVSVDGGKTWKNLGDDKKHVDNHALWINPNDNKHIRAGCDGGVYETFDQAKNWDFKSNIPIAEIYKVTTDNAEPFYNVYIGTQDNNSLGGPSRTISSAGIVNSDWLFTNSGDGFETQVDWKDPNIIYSQSQFGGLVRFDKRSGENLFIQPQDFADTAYRFDWDAGFILSKLDNKRLYFGGNKLMRSDDQGSTWKEISPDLTRGVPQEMQKLMGQSWSIDQLARKSAMAQIVTIAESPLDENILFVGSGDGLIHVTNNGGTNWTKATTSGLPEYTRIHHIVASNFDKLVAYAACHNYVGGDYKPYIYKTSDGGKSWFSINNNLPELGSTYSIAEDHVDKNLLFLGTLYGVYFSNDCGKEWIPINNGMPPACVMDLDIQRRESDLVVSTFGRGVFILDDYSPLRFMSKETLQKEAEIFPVKDALMFIQSNPLGFRGVAFMGASYYSAPNPEVGAVFTYYLKDEFKTLKEKRRDEEKKKQKNKEDIKYPSYETLKAEQEEPEAYLLFTISDETGNVVRKIKTDAVKGVSRTVWNFRYTSPTPISLEPFDDSVPWIEADKGYMVVPGKYFVSLSKFQDGKFTELVAPKEFICKSLNNTSLPAEDKIALDAFNKKVAELTRTITGADAFRGELVDKIAYLKKAVLDGAEVPASTYNNIISLEADLRDLNKKINGDPLRARYEGASPTSIKGRVNLVTAALWSTTAAPTNTFIKSYDIAAAKCEEILGDLKSIDASINQIESELEKSGAPYTPGRIPEWRKN, encoded by the coding sequence ATTACTTCTATGCAAAAGTTATTTAACATTTTCGTGTCAATAATTTTCCTTGCACTCTCAACAAGTCTGTTTTCTCAGGAGAGTAGTGGATCAGATTCACTAAAAAATATATCACTTACCGGACTTTCATTCAGAAGCATTGGTCCTGCGGTAACCGGAGGACGAGTAGTCGACATCGCAGTAAATCCTTTTAACTTCAGTGAGTATTATGTTGCTTCGGGACACGGTTCACTTTGGAAAACGACCAACAGTGGAGTTACATTCTCTCCTGTGTTTGATGCGAATAAATCTTATGCAATCGGTTGTGTTAAAATTGATCCGACAAACACAAATGTAGTCTGGGTCGGAACCGGTGAAAATAATAACCAGAATAATGTGATTTTTGGTGATGGTATTTACAAAAGTGAAGACGGCGGGAAAACATGGAATAATATGGGTCTGAAAGAATCACATCAGATTGGTGGCATTGCAATCGATCCGAATAATTCAAACATTGTTTATGCAGCTGCTTATGGTTCATCGAGAGTCTCAGGCGGTGACAGAGGTATTTATAAAACAACTGACGGCGGAAAAACATGGGAAAATGTATTGAAGATTAGTGAATACACAGGCTGTTACCAGGTTCATATGGATCCAAGATTCTCAAATATTTTATATGCAGTTGCTCATCAGAGGATGAGAAATTTATACACAGGAGTTTATGGTGGACCTGAAAGCGGTATATACCGAAGTCTTGATAATGGAGTAACCTGGGATAAATTGAAAGGTGGTTTACCTTCGGAAGATGTTGGAAGAATTGGAATGGCAATCTCACCGGTGAATCCTGATTATCTTTTTGCAGTTGTTGAAGCGACTGAAAAAAATAAAGGGACTTATAAAAGTACTGACCGTGGTGCAAGCTGGACGAAACTAAATAGCTACAATGCATCGGCTGGGTTTTATTATCACGAACTTTATTGTGATCCTATTGACTTGGAAGGAGTTTACAGCGATGATACATTCCTTCAGGTTTCTGTTGATGGAGGAAAGACGTGGAAAAATCTTGGTGATGATAAAAAGCATGTTGACAATCACGCACTATGGATTAATCCAAACGATAACAAACACATTCGTGCTGGCTGCGATGGAGGAGTTTATGAAACTTTTGACCAAGCTAAAAACTGGGATTTCAAATCAAACATTCCCATTGCTGAAATTTATAAGGTCACAACCGATAATGCCGAACCATTTTACAATGTTTATATCGGGACACAGGATAACAATAGTCTCGGCGGGCCTTCACGAACAATAAGTTCTGCCGGTATTGTGAATTCAGATTGGCTATTCACAAATTCAGGTGATGGTTTTGAAACACAGGTTGACTGGAAAGATCCAAATATAATTTACTCGCAGTCACAGTTTGGTGGACTTGTCCGCTTTGATAAACGAAGCGGAGAAAATCTTTTCATCCAGCCTCAGGATTTTGCGGATACCGCTTATCGTTTCGATTGGGATGCAGGATTTATTCTTTCAAAGTTAGATAACAAAAGACTTTACTTTGGTGGAAATAAATTAATGCGAAGCGATGACCAAGGAAGTACGTGGAAAGAAATTAGTCCGGATTTAACCAGAGGTGTTCCTCAGGAAATGCAAAAGTTAATGGGACAAAGCTGGAGTATTGATCAGCTTGCACGTAAAAGTGCAATGGCACAAATTGTAACTATAGCTGAATCTCCTCTCGATGAAAATATTTTGTTCGTCGGTTCCGGTGATGGATTAATTCACGTTACAAATAACGGTGGAACAAACTGGACAAAAGCAACTACTTCAGGGTTGCCCGAGTACACAAGAATACATCACATCGTTGCCTCAAATTTTGATAAGCTGGTTGCATATGCTGCCTGCCATAATTACGTTGGCGGCGATTATAAACCTTATATTTATAAAACTTCTGATGGTGGTAAGAGCTGGTTTTCGATCAATAACAATCTTCCTGAACTTGGAAGCACTTATTCAATAGCCGAAGATCACGTCGATAAAAATCTCCTATTTCTCGGAACTTTGTACGGAGTTTATTTCTCTAATGATTGCGGAAAGGAATGGATACCTATAAATAACGGAATGCCTCCGGCCTGCGTAATGGATCTTGATATTCAGAGAAGAGAAAGTGATCTGGTTGTTTCCACATTTGGAAGAGGTGTTTTTATACTTGATGATTATTCCCCACTTCGATTTATGTCAAAAGAAACTTTACAAAAAGAAGCCGAAATATTTCCGGTTAAAGATGCTCTAATGTTTATTCAGTCAAATCCATTGGGATTCAGAGGTGTTGCATTTATGGGTGCAAGTTATTATTCAGCACCAAATCCGGAGGTGGGAGCTGTATTTACTTATTATCTGAAAGATGAATTTAAAACTCTCAAAGAGAAACGAAGAGATGAAGAGAAGAAGAAACAGAAGAATAAAGAAGACATAAAATATCCTTCGTATGAAACATTAAAAGCTGAGCAGGAGGAACCGGAAGCTTATCTTCTATTTACAATTTCAGATGAAACAGGAAATGTTGTTCGTAAAATAAAAACTGATGCTGTAAAAGGTGTTAGCCGAACTGTTTGGAATTTCAGATATACTTCTCCTACTCCAATTTCACTTGAACCATTTGATGATTCTGTTCCGTGGATTGAAGCTGATAAAGGTTATATGGTTGTTCCGGGCAAGTATTTTGTTTCACTATCAAAGTTTCAGGATGGGAAATTCACTGAATTAGTTGCACCAAAAGAATTTATTTGTAAATCGCTCAACAACACTTCTCTGCCTGCTGAAGACAAGATTGCTCTTGACGCATTCAATAAAAAAGTCGCTGAACTAACAAGAACTATCACAGGTGCAGATGCATTCAGAGGTGAGCTTGTTGATAAAATCGCTTATCTTAAAAAAGCAGTTTTAGATGGAGCGGAAGTGCCCGCATCAACTTACAATAACATTATTAGTTTAGAAGCTGATCTTAGGGATTTAAATAAAAAAATAAATGGCGATCCTTTAAGAGCAAGATATGAAGGAGCCTCTCCAACTTCTATTAAAGGCAGAGTCAATTTAGTTACTGCTGCACTTTGGAGTACGACAGCAGCGCCGACGAACACTTTTATAAAATCTTACGATATTGCAGCAGCAAAGTGTGAAGAAATTTTAGGCGATTTAAAATCAATCGATGCTTCGATTAATCAAATAGAATCTGAATTAGAAAAATCAGGAGCACCATATACACCGGGAAGAATTCCTGAATGGAGAAAAAATTAA
- a CDS encoding GTPase — protein MARKNVLIMGAAGRDFHNFNVFFRNNRSYNVVAFTATQIPNIEGRTYPKQLSGKLYPKGIKIYEEKDLEKLIKDLKVDEVVFSYSDVPFDYVMAKASIVNAAGVSFRLLGAGETQVKSKKPVVAVLAVRTGAGKSQTSRKVVKVLTEAGKKVVAIRHPMPYGDLAKQKVQRFATYADLTKHKCTIEEIEEYEPHVARGGVIYAGVDYEAILREAEKEADVILWDGGNNDFSFYKADVTFTVVDPHRPGHELYYYPGNTSLRMADAAVINKIDSADNDDILEVIENTKLINPDATIIEAASPITVDKPSVIKGKKVLVVEDGPTLTHGEMQYGAGTIAAQKLGAREIVDPRPYTVKTISDTFKKYPNIGTLLPAMGYGPAQMKDLETTINKTDCDSVVIGTPIDLSRYIKINKPYTRVNYELQEIGQNTIESVLREKRIIK, from the coding sequence ATGGCTCGCAAAAATGTTTTGATTATGGGTGCGGCTGGTCGCGACTTTCATAACTTCAATGTGTTCTTCAGAAACAACAGATCATACAACGTAGTTGCTTTCACTGCAACTCAAATTCCGAATATTGAGGGAAGGACTTATCCCAAACAGCTTTCCGGAAAACTTTATCCCAAAGGAATAAAAATTTACGAAGAGAAGGATCTCGAAAAATTAATTAAAGATTTAAAAGTTGATGAAGTTGTGTTTTCATATTCAGATGTTCCGTTTGATTATGTGATGGCAAAAGCTTCGATTGTAAATGCTGCTGGAGTTTCATTCAGACTTCTTGGTGCAGGAGAGACACAAGTGAAAAGTAAAAAACCAGTTGTCGCAGTTTTAGCTGTTAGAACTGGCGCGGGAAAATCCCAGACTTCCAGAAAAGTTGTAAAAGTTTTAACCGAAGCTGGAAAGAAAGTTGTTGCAATCCGTCATCCAATGCCTTACGGCGATCTAGCAAAGCAAAAAGTTCAACGCTTTGCAACTTATGCCGATCTTACAAAACATAAATGCACAATAGAAGAAATTGAAGAATACGAACCGCACGTTGCCCGCGGCGGTGTTATCTATGCAGGAGTTGACTACGAAGCAATTCTTCGCGAAGCAGAAAAAGAAGCGGATGTTATTTTGTGGGATGGAGGAAATAATGATTTCTCATTCTACAAAGCTGATGTAACTTTCACTGTTGTTGACCCGCACAGGCCGGGACACGAGCTTTATTACTATCCGGGAAATACTTCATTAAGAATGGCTGATGCCGCCGTTATTAATAAAATTGATTCGGCAGATAATGATGACATCCTCGAAGTAATTGAAAACACAAAGTTGATAAATCCCGATGCAACAATTATTGAAGCAGCCTCGCCGATTACTGTTGATAAACCATCGGTAATAAAAGGAAAAAAAGTTCTGGTTGTTGAAGATGGTCCAACATTAACTCACGGTGAAATGCAGTACGGTGCCGGAACAATCGCTGCGCAAAAGCTTGGTGCCAGGGAGATTGTTGATCCGAGACCATACACAGTGAAAACAATTTCAGATACATTCAAAAAATATCCGAATATCGGTACGCTTCTTCCTGCAATGGGTTACGGACCTGCACAGATGAAAGATCTTGAAACAACTATTAATAAAACTGACTGCGATTCAGTTGTAATCGGTACACCGATAGATTTGAGCAGGTATATCAAGATAAACAAACCATACACTCGGGTTAATTATGAGTTGCAGGAAATCGGGCAAAACACGATTGAAAGCGTACTCAGAGAAAAGAGAATAATTAAATAA
- a CDS encoding peptidase M64 has product MKKLIIIAFLTSILISPSISQDFAKFNKYFLDETMRIDYHHVGDAKDEFITLDQIYKYGIWAGSRVHLIDEMNLGRYCVKIYDAASNQLIYSKGFDSYFGEYKTSTEGLEGIKKTFHESAIIPYPKNKIIFVMERRDAKQNLFEFFEKEIDPANIMIIRDQIKDKMVTVYNEETNGDPHNRVDVVILGEGYTIDEKTKFEKDLKYFTNVFFGLEPYNSNQNKFNIHGVYKPSGDSGIDEPPADQYSNTILNCTFNSMGSERYILTEDNKAVRDLAAHVPYDAIYIMVNHPRYGGGGIYNFFCTFTTDNQFRDYLFLHEFGHSFSGLADEYYTSDVQYNDFYPVGLDPLEPNITALIDPVNIKWKEFLTPGIEIPSRWDKAKYDSMDYKWQAERREMNKRTAQLKRERQSADLIKAAEDAYARKDKAHSDLVDSYLRKNANYGKVGAFEGAGYVANGMYRPMLDCIMFSKGERPFCKVCEAHIVKVIEQYTE; this is encoded by the coding sequence ATGAAAAAGCTGATCATAATTGCATTCCTAACTTCAATTTTAATTTCACCTTCAATCAGTCAGGATTTCGCAAAATTCAATAAATATTTTTTGGATGAAACGATGCGGATTGATTACCACCACGTTGGTGACGCCAAAGATGAGTTCATCACTCTCGATCAGATTTACAAATACGGTATCTGGGCAGGTAGCAGAGTTCATCTCATTGATGAAATGAATCTTGGAAGATATTGCGTCAAAATTTACGATGCTGCTTCGAATCAATTAATTTACTCAAAAGGATTCGATAGTTACTTCGGCGAATACAAAACCAGCACAGAAGGATTAGAGGGTATCAAAAAAACTTTCCACGAATCAGCAATTATTCCTTATCCAAAAAATAAAATCATCTTTGTAATGGAAAGACGGGATGCTAAACAAAATCTTTTTGAATTTTTTGAAAAAGAAATCGATCCGGCTAACATTATGATCATCAGGGATCAGATAAAAGACAAGATGGTGACAGTCTACAATGAGGAAACAAATGGCGATCCGCATAACAGGGTTGATGTTGTAATTCTCGGAGAAGGCTATACAATTGATGAGAAAACTAAATTCGAAAAGGACCTCAAATATTTTACAAACGTTTTCTTTGGTTTAGAACCATACAATTCAAATCAAAACAAGTTTAATATTCATGGTGTTTACAAACCATCGGGTGACAGCGGTATTGATGAACCACCTGCAGATCAGTACAGCAATACTATTTTGAACTGTACTTTTAATTCAATGGGATCGGAAAGATATATTCTGACTGAAGATAACAAGGCTGTGAGAGATTTAGCTGCTCACGTTCCGTACGATGCAATTTATATTATGGTGAATCATCCACGTTACGGCGGCGGAGGTATTTATAATTTCTTCTGCACGTTTACCACTGATAATCAGTTCAGAGATTATCTTTTCCTTCACGAGTTTGGTCATTCGTTTTCTGGACTTGCCGATGAATATTATACGTCAGATGTTCAGTATAATGATTTTTATCCGGTTGGACTTGATCCGCTAGAGCCAAACATTACTGCACTCATTGATCCTGTAAATATCAAGTGGAAAGAATTTTTAACTCCGGGAATTGAAATTCCATCCAGATGGGACAAAGCAAAATACGATTCAATGGATTACAAATGGCAGGCAGAAAGAAGAGAGATGAATAAAAGAACTGCACAGTTAAAAAGAGAACGCCAATCTGCTGATTTAATAAAAGCTGCTGAAGATGCTTACGCAAGAAAAGATAAGGCACATTCCGATCTTGTTGATTCATACCTCAGGAAAAATGCCAACTACGGCAAAGTTGGTGCTTTTGAAGGTGCAGGTTATGTTGCGAATGGAATGTATCGACCAATGCTTGATTGCATTATGTTCTCAAAAGGGGAGCGACCATTCTGTAAAGTTTGTGAAGCACACATTGTAAAAGTAATTGAACAGTATACCGAGTAA
- a CDS encoding T9SS type A sorting domain-containing protein, which produces MLNRNLTLLYSFFLVLTISSIQICFAQLPDTIWTKIYGDTDNEYGYYAEQTNDGGFILVGYMDISGNDDVWLIKTDASGDTLWTKMYGTYHYDYASCVHQTADGGYIIFGETDSFDPNFWEGWLIKTNSYGDTIWTKHLGDYAYYFIDDGLELPGGGYVFVGSTKISAGAPEDIWLVKTDSYGDTIWTKTFGGSENDIPTSICRTSDGGFMIGGVTKSFGSGNYDAWLIRTNSDGNLVWTKTYGDDRSNHASDVKQTDDGGYIIAGSTEASNHYNDAWLVKTDYNGDTLWTRNWGSDEHDGAMSVVQTSDGGYVWTGYRKISTFTQDLWILKTDEDGNTLWSKTYGGTFNNIGRSINKTSDGSFIIAGDYYSEDTNTRDVWLLKVDPDISDVERDEQAEIPETIILKQNYPNPFNPSTTFEFGIPEIQFVSLSVYNLLGEQVGLLVNEILSAGNYRVDWDAGDLPSGIYIYKLIAGEFSLSNKMILMK; this is translated from the coding sequence ATGTTAAATAGAAATTTAACTTTGCTTTATTCTTTCTTCTTAGTTCTCACCATTTCTTCTATCCAGATTTGTTTTGCACAATTGCCGGATACAATCTGGACAAAAATATACGGCGATACCGATAATGAGTATGGATATTATGCGGAGCAGACTAATGATGGCGGATTTATTTTAGTAGGATACATGGATATTTCCGGGAATGACGACGTATGGCTTATTAAAACCGATGCTAGTGGCGATACTCTTTGGACGAAAATGTACGGAACTTACCATTACGACTATGCATCTTGTGTTCATCAAACGGCCGATGGAGGTTACATCATTTTTGGTGAAACTGATTCGTTCGATCCAAATTTTTGGGAAGGCTGGCTTATCAAAACAAATTCTTACGGCGATACTATCTGGACAAAACATTTAGGCGACTATGCATATTACTTTATTGATGACGGTTTAGAATTGCCTGGAGGAGGTTATGTTTTTGTTGGATCCACAAAAATTAGTGCAGGTGCTCCTGAAGATATTTGGCTCGTTAAAACTGATTCTTACGGCGATACCATCTGGACAAAAACTTTTGGTGGTTCCGAAAATGATATTCCCACATCCATTTGCAGAACTTCAGATGGCGGTTTTATGATCGGCGGAGTTACTAAATCATTCGGTTCGGGAAATTATGATGCATGGTTAATAAGAACAAATTCTGATGGAAATCTGGTCTGGACAAAAACATACGGAGATGATAGAAGTAATCATGCCAGTGATGTTAAGCAAACAGATGACGGAGGATATATTATCGCCGGCTCAACAGAGGCATCAAATCACTATAACGATGCCTGGCTTGTTAAGACTGATTACAATGGTGATACTCTTTGGACGAGAAACTGGGGTAGCGATGAGCACGATGGAGCAATGTCAGTTGTTCAAACTTCAGATGGTGGTTATGTCTGGACAGGTTATAGAAAAATAAGCACTTTCACCCAGGATCTTTGGATTCTTAAAACAGATGAAGATGGAAATACTTTGTGGTCAAAAACTTACGGTGGAACTTTTAACAATATCGGCAGATCAATAAATAAAACCAGTGATGGTAGTTTTATAATTGCAGGTGATTATTATTCAGAAGACACAAATACACGCGATGTCTGGCTGTTAAAAGTTGATCCGGATATAAGTGATGTTGAACGAGATGAGCAAGCAGAAATTCCGGAGACAATCATTCTAAAGCAGAATTATCCTAATCCTTTTAATCCTTCAACAACTTTTGAATTCGGAATACCTGAGATTCAATTTGTCTCGTTATCAGTTTACAATCTGCTTGGTGAACAAGTTGGATTATTAGTAAATGAAATTCTTTCTGCCGGAAATTATCGAGTAGATTGGGATGCAGGTGATTTACCAAGCGGAATTTACATTTACAAACTAATTGCTGGAGAATTTAGTTTATCCAATAAAATGATTTTAATGAAGTAA
- a CDS encoding glycosyl hydrolase translates to MKRIFVFALFAMQVIAFQNLHPQTTKLTPSFFGSMEAREIGPAVMSGRITAIDAFNADYRVVYVGAASGGLWKSTNGGTTFKEVFKDHVQTIGAVAINHKNKDIVWVGTGESRTRNSISIGNGIYKTTNGGEKWEHLGLENTEHISKIVINPENTDEVYVAALGKVWGQNEERGVFKTTDGGKTWNKILFVSDGTGCADLAMDPSNPDVLYAGMWDFQRKAYTFRSGGPGSGLYKTTDAGKTWNKVDVASDRGELGRIAIAFSPVNPKIIYALIESNKTGLYRSTDSGQTWELRTTAQVVADRPFYFSNIVPDPVDTNRVYKPGFFLVVSDDGGFSFTSPFIEGGNVHGDLHALWINPKNNSQMYLGTDGGLYISYDKASTWVHAQNLPISQFYHVAVDNEKPYNVYGGLQDNGSWAGPSEGIGGISNSDWQSVGYGDGFNVIPDPSDKNIIYWQYQGGNLMRYYKNTGEIKEVKPFSENADEKLRFNWDTPIAFSPTNDGVMYVGAQYLYRTSNRGDSWQKISPDLTTNDPEKQKQEESGGLTIDNSTAENHCTIYTISESPKDSKIIWAGTDDGNLQVTNNSGENWKVVTSNIPGLPNSTWCAKVQASNHDANTAYVVFDGHRNGDKNVYVYKTTDLGETWISLATENIETFARTITEDFVNPNLLFLGTEYGLYVSIDGGKEWVRFEGKVPKVPIYEMVIHPTENDLVIATHGRGILIIDDIEPLRLLTPEILASELTVFPSETFTISNPRYATGLSGDQEFWGSNPKSSALITYYMQKRHVFGDMSVEIYNSSGELIKTLPAGKNKGINYVEWAVRKKPPRVKATSPTLAFRTAFGPTFPPGEYTVKIKKGENVYEGKITLQTDPSTGHSAEDMKLQYETLNKAYSLLEDISFTDRQATDLMEKLNKAKEKVSSDELKNSMTDLANRLDKMHKELVATSPNRLSGEVKLAEKLQIFIQGLSVTRANRLILRCRV, encoded by the coding sequence ATGAAAAGAATATTTGTTTTTGCTTTATTTGCAATGCAGGTCATTGCTTTTCAAAATTTACACCCACAAACCACAAAACTTACTCCAAGTTTCTTTGGTTCGATGGAAGCAAGAGAGATTGGTCCCGCAGTAATGAGCGGAAGAATTACTGCAATCGATGCTTTCAATGCAGATTATAGAGTAGTATACGTTGGTGCTGCCAGCGGCGGTTTATGGAAAAGCACAAATGGCGGAACAACTTTCAAAGAAGTGTTCAAAGATCACGTTCAGACAATCGGTGCAGTTGCTATCAACCACAAGAATAAAGACATCGTTTGGGTTGGTACCGGTGAAAGTCGCACACGAAACAGCATTAGCATCGGAAACGGAATTTATAAAACTACAAACGGCGGTGAAAAGTGGGAACACCTTGGATTAGAAAACACTGAGCACATCTCTAAAATCGTCATCAATCCTGAAAATACTGATGAAGTTTATGTTGCTGCACTTGGAAAAGTCTGGGGTCAGAATGAGGAACGTGGTGTGTTCAAAACAACAGACGGCGGAAAAACCTGGAACAAAATTCTATTTGTGAGTGACGGAACGGGCTGCGCTGATCTTGCTATGGATCCTTCCAATCCAGATGTTCTTTATGCAGGAATGTGGGATTTCCAGAGGAAGGCTTACACTTTCAGATCAGGCGGACCGGGAAGTGGTTTGTATAAGACTACTGATGCGGGAAAAACCTGGAATAAAGTTGATGTCGCATCAGACAGAGGCGAACTCGGAAGAATCGCCATTGCATTCTCTCCAGTTAATCCTAAAATTATTTATGCTTTAATTGAATCAAATAAAACCGGACTTTATCGCTCGACTGATTCCGGCCAGACATGGGAACTCAGAACAACTGCGCAGGTAGTAGCAGACCGTCCATTCTATTTTTCGAATATAGTTCCCGATCCTGTTGATACAAACAGAGTATATAAACCTGGATTCTTTCTTGTAGTTAGTGATGATGGAGGATTTTCTTTTACTTCTCCTTTTATTGAAGGCGGAAATGTTCACGGGGATCTTCACGCACTCTGGATAAATCCAAAAAATAATTCTCAGATGTATCTCGGTACTGATGGTGGTCTCTATATCAGCTATGATAAAGCAAGCACTTGGGTTCATGCACAGAATTTACCTATCTCACAATTTTATCATGTCGCAGTTGACAATGAAAAGCCATACAATGTTTACGGCGGATTGCAGGATAATGGTTCATGGGCTGGTCCTTCTGAGGGAATTGGTGGCATTTCAAATTCTGATTGGCAAAGCGTTGGATATGGAGATGGTTTTAATGTTATACCAGATCCTTCAGATAAAAATATCATCTACTGGCAGTATCAAGGTGGCAACCTGATGCGTTATTATAAAAATACCGGTGAAATAAAAGAAGTAAAACCTTTCTCAGAAAATGCTGATGAGAAACTTAGATTCAACTGGGATACACCGATCGCCTTCTCACCAACCAATGATGGAGTTATGTATGTTGGTGCTCAATATCTTTATCGAACTTCAAACAGAGGCGATTCCTGGCAGAAGATTTCTCCTGATCTCACAACAAACGATCCTGAAAAACAAAAACAGGAAGAATCAGGCGGTCTGACTATTGATAACTCGACAGCTGAAAATCATTGCACAATTTATACAATCAGCGAATCGCCAAAAGACAGTAAGATAATCTGGGCAGGAACTGATGATGGAAATCTTCAGGTAACTAATAACAGTGGTGAAAACTGGAAAGTTGTTACATCAAATATTCCCGGACTTCCGAATAGCACCTGGTGTGCAAAGGTTCAGGCAAGCAATCACGATGCGAATACAGCCTATGTTGTTTTCGATGGTCACAGAAACGGCGATAAAAATGTTTACGTTTATAAAACAACGGACCTCGGTGAAACCTGGATATCACTCGCAACAGAAAATATAGAAACATTTGCAAGAACAATCACTGAAGACTTCGTTAATCCAAATTTATTATTCCTCGGAACTGAATACGGTTTGTATGTTTCTATCGATGGAGGAAAAGAATGGGTACGTTTTGAAGGAAAAGTTCCAAAAGTTCCTATTTATGAAATGGTAATTCATCCAACTGAAAATGATTTGGTTATTGCAACTCACGGAAGGGGCATTTTAATTATAGATGATATTGAACCATTACGTTTATTAACTCCGGAAATACTTGCTTCAGAATTAACTGTATTTCCATCAGAAACTTTCACAATTTCCAATCCGAGATATGCAACCGGTTTATCGGGTGATCAGGAATTCTGGGGAAGCAATCCAAAATCTTCAGCACTGATAACTTATTATATGCAGAAGCGTCACGTGTTTGGTGATATGTCTGTTGAGATTTATAACTCAAGCGGCGAACTTATTAAAACACTTCCAGCAGGGAAAAACAAAGGCATTAATTATGTTGAATGGGCTGTAAGAAAAAAACCACCGAGAGTAAAAGCAACTTCTCCAACACTTGCTTTCAGGACTGCATTCGGACCAACATTTCCGCCGGGTGAATACACAGTGAAAATCAAGAAAGGTGAAAATGTTTACGAAGGAAAGATAACGCTTCAAACTGATCCATCGACAGGACACTCAGCAGAAGATATGAAACTTCAATATGAGACTCTAAACAAAGCATATTCTCTTCTCGAAGATATTTCATTCACTGATCGACAAGCAACTGACTTGATGGAAAAGCTCAATAAAGCCAAAGAAAAAGTTTCTTCAGATGAATTGAAAAATTCAATGACTGATCTGGCAAATAGACTTGATAAGATGCACAAAGAATTGGTTGCTACAAGCCCGAACCGATTATCCGGGGAAGTAAAGTTAGCTGAAAAGTTGCAGATATTTATTCAGGGATTATCAGTTACTCGGGCAAACCGACTGATTCTCAGATGCAGGGTTTGA